The proteins below are encoded in one region of Hordeum vulgare subsp. vulgare chromosome 3H, MorexV3_pseudomolecules_assembly, whole genome shotgun sequence:
- the LOC123445430 gene encoding putative pentatricopeptide repeat-containing protein At5g59900, whose product MPPPPPRHRAGDPNPNPTPATSHSGMVKLLADLLHHTAPSAWPPALAAPLLRSRLAPAHVSSLLLLPASLSRPDLSRRFLLLLPPHLVSPLCLSLLALSFISAPATAPASPSRCRSPSPSPHAASLLLSLASSSPSASTSFSSLSHASSLSTFPRAATAAAASLLASSYLRLRRARDAAAVLHLSLSAGITPNQYTASHVLFSLVKIRQFTLARALFDEMLHSGARLDEHVYTAGIRAYCEARNLDGAKGLLARMHHEGVKVSVVPYNVLIYGLCRNHRIQEAVDVKNSMVAGGITADEVTYRTLVYGFCRAEELEMALRMTYDMARLGLVPSEANCSFMLDGLRKRGKVQEAFSLACQLGELGMVPNIFAYNALLDNLCKSGMFCEADRLFSEMVHRGLEPNEVTYPILIHSLSKRGMMEDALDMFDRMRESGVRVTVYPYNSLINCCCKQDDLDKAMGFLSEMTDIGVTPNAASYSPLIAGFCRKGDLSSAIELHREMAEKGVAWNTYTFTALINGLCKNKKMDEASRLFTKMIDSNLVPNEATYNVMIEGYCLVGNVRKAFQLYDQMVDRGLSPDNYTYRPLISGLCLTSGALKAKEFVADLENNCPLNKFSLTTLMHGLCREGRLTEAYHVWDEMAMQGVNLDLVSFTIIVYTALKQHDTEKSCVLLREMTEKCVRLDNVFHTCMIDMHSKEGNMLQALKCWDNMIADGCFPNTVTYTVLVNNLCKSGHLSRAEVLCKEMLSSQFLPNNYTYNCFLDCFTTEGKLEKAKDLYFAMLRGSLANIVTVNTLIKGFCKVGQIQEAIGLISTCTENGLFPDCISYSTVIHELCKKGDTNKAFELWNEMLYKGLKPDIVAYNILIRWCNVNGELEKVLGIYSDMIQKGVQPNWRTYRALFLGTSLMTSKQDTILPNT is encoded by the coding sequence ATGCCTCCGCCACCACCCCGGCACCGGGCCGGAgaccccaaccccaaccccacGCCCGCCACCTCACATTCCGGCATGGTCAAGCTCCTCGCCGACCTCCTCCACCACACCGCGCCCTCCGCCTGGCCGCCGGCGCTGGCGGCGCCGCTGCTCCGCAGCCGCCTCGCCCCGGCCCACGTCTcctcgctcctcctcctcccggcctcGCTCTCGCGCCCGGACCTCTCCCgccgcttcctcctcctcctgccgcccCACCTCGTCTCCCCGCTCTGCCTCTCCCTCCTCGCGCTCTCCTTCATCTCCGCCCCCGCCACCGCCCCCGCCTCGCCGTCCCGCTGccgctccccctccccctccccgcaCGCCGCCTCCCTCCTGCTCTCCCTCGCGTCTTCCTCCCCGtccgcctccacctccttctcctccctctcccacgcCTCCTCCCTCTCCACCTTCCCGcgtgccgccaccgccgccgccgcctcgcttcTCGCCTCCTCCTACCtccgcctccgccgcgcccgcGACGCGGCCGCCGTGCTTCACCTGTCCCTGTCCGCCGGCATCACTCCCAACCAGTACACGGCTTCCCACGTATTGTTTTCCCTTGTCAAGATTCGTCAGTTCACCCTTGCTCGTGCCCTGTTCGATGAAATGCTTCACTCTGGTGCTCGCCTGGATGAGCATGTTTACACTGCTGGGATTCGGGCGTATTGCGAGGCCAGAAATCTTGACGGCGCCAAGGGGCTTCTGGCAAGGATGCATCATGAGGGGGTCAAGGTCAGTGTGGTGCCGTACAATGTATTGATCTACGGATTGTGCAGGAATCATCGCATTCAGGAGGCGGTGGATGTAAAGAACAGCATGGTGGCTGGAGGAATTACAgctgacgaagtgacttaccgtaCGCTCGTGTATGGGTTCTGTCGGGCGGAGGAGCTGGAAATGGCATTGAGAATGACATATGACATGGCCAGGCTGGGGTTGGTGCCATCAGAGGCCAATTGCTCATTTATGCTTGATGGGCTACGAAAGAGGGGGAAGGTTCAGGAGGCTTTCAGCTTAGCTTGTCAGTTGGGTGAGTTGGGCATGGTGCCCAACATATTTGCATATAATGCATTGCTTGATAACCTGTGCAAGAGTGGTATGTTTTGCGAGGCAGATCGGCTTTTCAGTGAGATGGTGCACAGGGGTCTGGAGCCTAATGAGGTGACTTATCCTATATTGATACATTCACTCTCGAAAAGGGGGATGATGGAGGATGCACTTGACATGTTCGATAGGATGAGGGAGAGTGGTGTCAGAGTGACAGTCTATCCGTACAATTCATTGATTAATTGTTGCTGCAAACAGGATGATTTAGACAAGGCGATGGGCTTCTTGAGTGAGATGACTGACATTGGAGTGACACCGAACGCAGCTTCATATTCTccactcattgctggtttctgtaGAAAAGGGGATCTGTCCAGTGCCATCGAACTCCACCGGGAGATGGCTGAAAAGGGTGTTGCATGGAACACTTATACGTTCACAGCACTTATCAATGGTTTGTGCAAGAATAAAAAGATGGATGAAGCTTCTCGGTTGTTCACTAAGATGATTGACAGCAACCTAGTACCAAATGAAGCAACTTATAATGTCATGATAGAAGGGTATTGCCTGGTAGGCAATGTAAGAAAGGCATTCCAGTTATATGATCAAATGGTGGATAGGGGCCTCTCACCTGACAATTACACGTATAGACCATTGATAAGTGGATTATGCTTGACCAGTGGAGCGTTGAAAGCAAAGGAATTTGTTGCTGACCTAGAAAACAACTGCCCACTGAACAAATTTAGCCTAACCACACTTATGCATGGATTGTGCAGAGAAGGAAGGTTGACCGAAGCATACCATGTCTGGGATGAGATGGCAATGCAGGGAGTCAACCTTGATCTTGTCAGCTTTACAATTATTGTGTATACAGCCTTGAAGCAGCATGATACGGAAAAATCATGTGTGTTATTGAGGGAGATGACAGAAAAATGTGTCAGGCTAGACAATGTGTTCCATACATGCATGATTGACATGCACTCAAAAGAAGGAAATATGCTCCAAGCTTTAAAGTGTTGGGATAACATGATTGCTGATGGCTGCTTTCCAAATACCGTCACATATACAGTTTTAGTAAATAATCTCTGCAAGTCAGGGCATTTGAGCAGAGCAGAGGTCCTCTGTAAAGAAATGTTATCCAGTCAGTTCCTTCCTAACAATTATACTTATAATTGCTTTCTTGATTGTTTTACAACTGAAGGTAAACTGGAGAAAGCTAAAGATCTTTATTTCGCCATGCTTCGAGGCTCTCTTGCTAACATAGTGACAGTTAACACATTGATCAAGGGGTTCTGTAAGGTTGGGCAGATTCAAGAAGCAATTGGCCTTATTAGTACGTGTACTGAAAATGGTCTTTTTCCTGATTGCATTAGCTATTCTACAGTAATACATGAGCTTTGCAAGAAGGGTGATACAAATAAAGCGTTTGAGCTTTGGAATGAAATGCTGTACAAGGGATTGAAGCCTGATATTGTAGCATACAATATTTTGATAAGGTGGTGCAATGTTAATGGTGAACTTGAGAAGGTTTTGGGAATATACAGTGATATGATTCAGAAAGGGGTGCAACCGAACTGGCGCACATATAGAGCTCTTTTCTTAGGAACCTCTCTTATGACCAGCAAGCAAGATACTATACTGCCGAACACCTGA